One region of Solanum pennellii chromosome 6, SPENNV200 genomic DNA includes:
- the LOC107023878 gene encoding telomere repeat-binding protein 5-like isoform X1 translates to MELHKRLDYGFIGYQVPHIPRATRSARGRGNIRKKSDSNEMCAFDLLTTVAGKLLLEGESTSNSSGKDQSAVVKDTIETVKEDEDTPLKENPCNERCQERGFFISQIVSEAPVINHCLSKSTDTLSGPASVITSSNCSEKLGSAEQFINGERKTENRNCSTKVEHELSGCRDFSSCTLGAESKKQVKLDLSNDATITTNKRAAVCSSEFPDPWDRKRSMLVASDNTVKLSLSTDPDPFGSFPVIRNDVQLANKDDDEKSCGCTQPSTRNKAFRPAPRVGDWRMRKLQASKYWEVNPQSDDEGHVNVDNETRHVYQKRENVYMNERSQRDFPFKKRKLYYCNSFSNSDGGSSDGICSSPTKDLNRDASGYSLASSGARAASGTSIPKGASASFRSNDSHVKLKIKSFRVPELFVEIPENATVGSLKRTVMEAVTAILGGGLRIGVVFQGKKVRDDSKTLSQAGISHDDKLDGLGFTLEPSPSRASPPLGPEGCSRVLPCETPQPLTSRCSPGSTIIHNGMQRETYNAFPDHSGTTLSNFIESDHDSAPSPPDASLEKNAADSRALVPVAAMDAEALAVVPMRKPKRCETVQRRIRRPFSVFEVEALVQAVEKLGTGRWRDVKMRAFDNAKHRTYVDLKDKWKTLVHTARISPQQRRGEPVPQELLDRVLIAHAYWSQQQARQQMKHQSETRLLL, encoded by the exons ATGGAGTTGCATAAGAGGTTAGATTATGGATTCATTGGCTATCAGGTGCCTCATATTCCTCGAGCTACGAGATCAGCTAGG GGAAGGGGAAATATTAGGAAGAAATCTGATAGCAATGAAATGTGTGCTTTTGACTTGTTGACTACTGTAGCTGGGAAGTTACTCCTGGAAGGAGAAAGTACTTCAAATTCTAGTGGGAAAGATCAGTCTGCAGTTGTGAAAGATACTATTGAGACGGTTAAGGAGGATGAAGATACACCATTAAAAGAAAATCCTTGTAATGAACGTTGCCAGGAGCGGGGGTTCTTCATTTCTCAGATTGTTTCAGAAGCTCCTGTGATAAATCATTGTTTAAGCAAATCGACTGATACGTTATCTGGACCAGCATCTGTAATTACAAGTTCCAACTGCTCGGAGAAGTTGGGTTCTGCAGAACAATTCATAAATGGTGAACGCAAAACTGAAAACAGGAACTGTTCTACTAAGGTAGAACATGAGTTATCTGGTTGTAGAGATTTTTCTAGCTGTACATTAGGCGCTGAAAGTAAAAAACAAGTGAAACTCGACCTGTCAAATGATGCAACGATTACAACGAATAAGAGGGCTGCAGTTTGCAGTTCAGAGTTTCCTGATCCTTGGGATAGGAAGCGTTCAATGCTTGTTGCTTCGGACAATACTGTAAAGTTATCTCTTTCTACGGACCCTGATCCTTTTGGGTCCTTTCCGGTGATCCGGAATGATGTACAGTTAGCTAACAAAGATGATGATGAAAAATCTTGCGGGTGCACTCAACCTAGCACTAGAAATAAGGCCTTCAGGCCAGCACCGCGAGTAGGAGATTGGAGGATGCGGAAGTTACAGGCATCCAAATACTGGGAAGTAAATCCACAATCTGATGATGAGGGACATGTCAATGTTG ATAATGAAACAAGGCATGTCTACCAGAAAAGGGAAAATGTCTACATGAACGAAAGGTCTCAGAGAGATTTTCCTTTCAAGAAAAGAAAGCTCTATTATTGTAACTCGTTCTCCAATTCCGATGGAGGGAGTAGTGATGGAATATGTAGTTCTCCAACAAAAGACTTAAATAGAGATGCATCTGGTTATAGTCTAGCATCTTCAGGAG CCCGTGCAGCATCTGGGACGTCAATCCCGAAAGGAGCTAGTGCATCCTTCAGGTCTAATGACTCCCATG TGAAGCTCAAGATCAAGTCTTTCAGAGTTCCTGAACTTTTTGTTGAGATTCCGGAAAATGCAACTGTTGGTTCTTTAAAG AGGACCGTAATGGAGGCAGTGACGGCAATACTTGGTGGTGGGCTGCGAATTGGTGTAGTTTTTCAGGGTAAGAAGGTTAGAGATGACAGCAAGACCTTATCTCAGGCTGGAATTTCACATGATGACAAACTTGATGGTCTTGGTTTTACCCTGGAGCCTAGCCCCTCTCGAGCTTCCCCACCTCTAGGTCCAGAAGGTTGTTCTCGTGTACTTCCTTGTGAGACACCTCAACCACTAACAAG CAGGTGCTCACCTGGTTCTACTATTATTCATAATGGCATGCAACGGGAGACGTATAATGCCTTCCCGGATCATTCAGGAACAACTTTGAGTAACTTCATTGAAAGCGATCACGATTCAGCTCCATCCCCTCCTGATGCCTCTCTGGAGAAAAATGCTGCAGATTCAAGAGCATTGGTTCCAGTTGCTGCAATGGATGCAGAAGCCTTGGCTGTAGTTCCAATGCGAAAGCCCAAGCGATGTGAAACCGTGCAGCGTCGAATCCGTAGACCTTTTTCTGTTTTCGAAGTGGAAGCACTTGTTCAAGCTGTTGAGAAGCTTGGAACTGGAAG GTGGCGTGATGTCAAAATGCGAGCTTTTGATAACGCCAAACACAGAACTTATGTCGATTTAAAG GACAAATGGAAAACACTGGTGCACACAGCGCGTATATCTCCTCAACAAAGGAGAGGTGAGCCTGTGCCTCAGGAACTCCTCGACCGAGTCCTCATTGCTCATGCTTACTGGTCCCAACAACAAGCTAGACAACAGATGAAGCATCAATCCGAGACGCGTCTTTTGCTTTAA
- the LOC107023878 gene encoding telomere repeat-binding protein 5-like isoform X2 — protein MELHKRLDYGFIGYQVPHIPRATRSARGRGNIRKKSDSNEMCAFDLLTTVAGKLLLEGESTSNSSGKDQSAVVKDTIETVKEDEDTPLKENPCNERCQERGFFISQIVSEAPVINHCLSKSTDTLSGPASVITSSNCSEKLGSAEQFINGERKTENRNCSTKVEHELSGCRDFSSCTLGAESKKQVKLDLSNDATITTNKRAAVCSSEFPDPWDRKRSMLVASDNTVKLSLSTDPDPFGSFPVIRNDVQLANKDDDEKSCGCTQPSTRNKAFRPAPRVGDWRMRKLQASKYWEVNPQSDDEGHVNVDNETRHVYQKRENVYMNERSQRDFPFKKRKLYYCNSFSNSDGGSSDGICSSPTKDLNRDASGYSLASSGARAASGTSIPKGASASFRSNDSHVKLKIKSFRVPELFVEIPENATVGSLKRTVMEAVTAILGGGLRIGVVFQGKKVRDDSKTLSQAGISHDDKLDGLGFTLEPSPSRASPPLGPEGCSRVLPCETPQPLTRCSPGSTIIHNGMQRETYNAFPDHSGTTLSNFIESDHDSAPSPPDASLEKNAADSRALVPVAAMDAEALAVVPMRKPKRCETVQRRIRRPFSVFEVEALVQAVEKLGTGRWRDVKMRAFDNAKHRTYVDLKDKWKTLVHTARISPQQRRGEPVPQELLDRVLIAHAYWSQQQARQQMKHQSETRLLL, from the exons ATGGAGTTGCATAAGAGGTTAGATTATGGATTCATTGGCTATCAGGTGCCTCATATTCCTCGAGCTACGAGATCAGCTAGG GGAAGGGGAAATATTAGGAAGAAATCTGATAGCAATGAAATGTGTGCTTTTGACTTGTTGACTACTGTAGCTGGGAAGTTACTCCTGGAAGGAGAAAGTACTTCAAATTCTAGTGGGAAAGATCAGTCTGCAGTTGTGAAAGATACTATTGAGACGGTTAAGGAGGATGAAGATACACCATTAAAAGAAAATCCTTGTAATGAACGTTGCCAGGAGCGGGGGTTCTTCATTTCTCAGATTGTTTCAGAAGCTCCTGTGATAAATCATTGTTTAAGCAAATCGACTGATACGTTATCTGGACCAGCATCTGTAATTACAAGTTCCAACTGCTCGGAGAAGTTGGGTTCTGCAGAACAATTCATAAATGGTGAACGCAAAACTGAAAACAGGAACTGTTCTACTAAGGTAGAACATGAGTTATCTGGTTGTAGAGATTTTTCTAGCTGTACATTAGGCGCTGAAAGTAAAAAACAAGTGAAACTCGACCTGTCAAATGATGCAACGATTACAACGAATAAGAGGGCTGCAGTTTGCAGTTCAGAGTTTCCTGATCCTTGGGATAGGAAGCGTTCAATGCTTGTTGCTTCGGACAATACTGTAAAGTTATCTCTTTCTACGGACCCTGATCCTTTTGGGTCCTTTCCGGTGATCCGGAATGATGTACAGTTAGCTAACAAAGATGATGATGAAAAATCTTGCGGGTGCACTCAACCTAGCACTAGAAATAAGGCCTTCAGGCCAGCACCGCGAGTAGGAGATTGGAGGATGCGGAAGTTACAGGCATCCAAATACTGGGAAGTAAATCCACAATCTGATGATGAGGGACATGTCAATGTTG ATAATGAAACAAGGCATGTCTACCAGAAAAGGGAAAATGTCTACATGAACGAAAGGTCTCAGAGAGATTTTCCTTTCAAGAAAAGAAAGCTCTATTATTGTAACTCGTTCTCCAATTCCGATGGAGGGAGTAGTGATGGAATATGTAGTTCTCCAACAAAAGACTTAAATAGAGATGCATCTGGTTATAGTCTAGCATCTTCAGGAG CCCGTGCAGCATCTGGGACGTCAATCCCGAAAGGAGCTAGTGCATCCTTCAGGTCTAATGACTCCCATG TGAAGCTCAAGATCAAGTCTTTCAGAGTTCCTGAACTTTTTGTTGAGATTCCGGAAAATGCAACTGTTGGTTCTTTAAAG AGGACCGTAATGGAGGCAGTGACGGCAATACTTGGTGGTGGGCTGCGAATTGGTGTAGTTTTTCAGGGTAAGAAGGTTAGAGATGACAGCAAGACCTTATCTCAGGCTGGAATTTCACATGATGACAAACTTGATGGTCTTGGTTTTACCCTGGAGCCTAGCCCCTCTCGAGCTTCCCCACCTCTAGGTCCAGAAGGTTGTTCTCGTGTACTTCCTTGTGAGACACCTCAACCACTAACAAG GTGCTCACCTGGTTCTACTATTATTCATAATGGCATGCAACGGGAGACGTATAATGCCTTCCCGGATCATTCAGGAACAACTTTGAGTAACTTCATTGAAAGCGATCACGATTCAGCTCCATCCCCTCCTGATGCCTCTCTGGAGAAAAATGCTGCAGATTCAAGAGCATTGGTTCCAGTTGCTGCAATGGATGCAGAAGCCTTGGCTGTAGTTCCAATGCGAAAGCCCAAGCGATGTGAAACCGTGCAGCGTCGAATCCGTAGACCTTTTTCTGTTTTCGAAGTGGAAGCACTTGTTCAAGCTGTTGAGAAGCTTGGAACTGGAAG GTGGCGTGATGTCAAAATGCGAGCTTTTGATAACGCCAAACACAGAACTTATGTCGATTTAAAG GACAAATGGAAAACACTGGTGCACACAGCGCGTATATCTCCTCAACAAAGGAGAGGTGAGCCTGTGCCTCAGGAACTCCTCGACCGAGTCCTCATTGCTCATGCTTACTGGTCCCAACAACAAGCTAGACAACAGATGAAGCATCAATCCGAGACGCGTCTTTTGCTTTAA
- the LOC107021450 gene encoding uncharacterized protein LOC107021450, whose amino-acid sequence MAKRELSGTLRNLKFMQRASLREEKPKKEEEVIPDGNFSSSSAPKRCVIIMEGDPHPGAIKGRMSFQGFNPSIDKLSEEASKPRSEGSASPACSSETSEWITKRENGTSQYGLENSDVDDSYDDPNEDIKWKQDNTSSEGQYSNKSHKRVLDDPASSPSSSQRSKMPQRLDWSVLKPPKSQKRRR is encoded by the exons ATGGCCAAGCGTGAACTATCCGgtaccttgaggaacttgaag TTTATGCAAAGGGCTTCTCTCAGAGAGGAAAAGCctaagaaggaagaagaagtgATACCTGATGGAAACTTCTCCTCCTCTAGTGCTCCCAAAAGATG TGTTATCATTATGGAAGGGGATCCCCACCCTGGGGCTATAAAAGGTCGGATGTCTTTTCAAGGTTTTAATCCTTCTATTGAT AAATTGAGTGAAGAAGCTTCAAAACCACGCTCCGAAGGTTCTGCTTCTCCTGCTTGTTCTTCGGAGACGAGTGAATGGATTACTAAAAG AGAAAATGGTACATCACAATATGGATTGGAGAACTCTGATGTGGACGACTCTTATGACGACCCTAACGAAGATATTAAATGGAAACAAGACAATACATCCTCTGAGGGGCAGTATTCAAACAAATCACATAAGAGAGTCTTGGACGATCCAGCCTCGTCACCTAGTAGTAGCCAGAGATCCAAAATGCCACAGAGACTTGACTGGAGTGTTCTCAAACCTCCAAAGTCGCAAAAGAGAAGACGGTAA